One Novosphingobium sp. G106 DNA segment encodes these proteins:
- a CDS encoding ShlB/FhaC/HecB family hemolysin secretion/activation protein, which produces MTVSRKALLLTVALAGGMPLAAAAQQPPSPPTREELQPVAPKQPRDTAPRVTDESNIERAPCPLADQRFSAVTITMAEAQFDGLKVVSADELRPAWAEFAGHSVPVATVCEIRDRAATILRRKGYLAAVQVPPQKIAENGTVRFDVMMARLVRIQVRGNAGRAEGVIARQLAKIQQQEVFNTYDAERYLLLVQDIPGYDARMTLRSAGTPGEVIGEVSVRYTPIEIEAAVQNLGTSEVGRFGGLIRARLNGLTGLADTTTIAYFNTFEWKEQHVLQASHSFRLGSEGLTLGGDFTYAWTRPEVGAGDPFRINTLIATLRASYPLQRSLSENMVLNGGIDLSDQQVKFGTIPISEDKIRVLFARLDYDRIDLASMSSIRGYSAAEPHWRVGGSLELRQGISVLGASAPCPAAPAPVYAACPLLLLSRAEGDPTAFVARAAAYGEYRPTPKLAFSLTARAQYAPHPLLAFEEFSTGNYTVGRGYDPGALTGDSGLGIQAEVRLGSLVPHKITAVALQPFAFFDGARVWNQDRRSLYPSDPQSLYSAGGGLRARWGNRARLDAYAAAPLKAISYFTDPVSQRGLTRVQGDVRLLVSLTVNLIPWTR; this is translated from the coding sequence ATGACTGTGTCGCGCAAAGCGCTTCTTCTGACGGTTGCGCTGGCCGGCGGCATGCCGCTGGCCGCCGCGGCGCAGCAGCCGCCCTCGCCGCCGACTCGCGAGGAGCTTCAGCCGGTCGCGCCGAAGCAGCCGCGCGACACGGCACCGCGCGTGACGGACGAAAGCAATATCGAGCGCGCGCCCTGCCCGCTGGCCGACCAGCGCTTCTCCGCGGTCACGATCACGATGGCCGAGGCGCAGTTCGACGGGCTCAAGGTCGTCTCGGCCGACGAGCTTCGCCCGGCCTGGGCCGAGTTTGCCGGCCATTCGGTACCCGTCGCCACCGTCTGCGAAATCCGCGACCGCGCGGCGACGATCCTGCGCCGCAAGGGCTACCTCGCCGCGGTCCAGGTGCCGCCGCAGAAGATCGCGGAGAACGGAACGGTCCGCTTCGACGTGATGATGGCCCGGCTCGTGCGCATCCAGGTGCGCGGCAATGCCGGCCGCGCCGAGGGCGTGATCGCCCGCCAACTCGCCAAGATCCAGCAGCAGGAGGTGTTCAACACCTACGACGCCGAGCGCTACCTGCTGCTCGTACAGGACATCCCCGGCTACGATGCGCGCATGACGCTGCGCTCCGCCGGGACGCCAGGCGAAGTCATCGGCGAAGTCTCTGTGCGCTACACCCCGATCGAGATCGAAGCCGCCGTGCAGAACCTCGGCACGTCCGAAGTCGGTCGCTTCGGCGGGCTGATCCGCGCACGGCTCAACGGCCTCACCGGCCTCGCCGACACGACGACGATCGCCTACTTCAACACTTTCGAGTGGAAAGAGCAGCACGTCCTCCAGGCGTCGCACAGCTTCCGCCTGGGCAGCGAAGGCCTGACGCTGGGCGGCGATTTCACTTATGCCTGGACCCGCCCCGAAGTCGGCGCGGGCGATCCCTTCCGCATCAACACGCTGATCGCCACCCTGCGCGCGAGCTATCCTCTGCAGCGCAGCCTGTCCGAAAACATGGTCCTGAACGGCGGCATCGACCTGTCCGACCAGCAGGTAAAATTCGGCACCATCCCGATCAGCGAGGACAAGATCCGCGTGCTTTTTGCACGGCTCGACTACGACCGGATCGACCTCGCCTCGATGAGTTCGATCCGCGGCTATTCCGCGGCCGAGCCGCATTGGCGGGTGGGCGGATCGCTTGAGCTCAGGCAGGGCATTTCCGTGCTCGGCGCGAGCGCGCCCTGCCCCGCCGCCCCGGCGCCGGTCTATGCTGCCTGCCCGCTCCTGCTGCTCTCGCGCGCCGAAGGCGATCCCACGGCCTTCGTCGCCCGCGCCGCGGCCTATGGCGAATATCGGCCGACGCCAAAACTCGCCTTCAGCCTGACCGCACGTGCGCAATATGCCCCGCATCCGCTGCTCGCCTTCGAGGAATTCTCGACCGGCAACTACACGGTCGGCCGCGGCTACGATCCCGGCGCGCTGACCGGCGACAGCGGCCTGGGCATCCAGGCCGAAGTCCGCCTGGGCAGCCTGGTGCCGCACAAGATAACCGCCGTGGCGCTCCAGCCCTTTGCCTTCTTCGACGGCGCACGCGTGTGGAACCAGGACCGGCGTTCGCTCTATCCCAGCGATCCGCAGTCGCTCTATTCGGCGGGCGGTGGCCTGCGCGCGCGCTGGGGCAACCGCGCCCGGCTCGACGCCTATGCGGCCGCGCCGCTCAAGGCGATCTCCTATTTTACCGATCCCGTCAGCCAAAGGGGCCTGACCCGTGTTCAGGGTGACGTCCGCCTGCTCGTTTCGCTGACCGTCAACCTCATCCCCTGGACACGATGA